A genomic stretch from Terriglobia bacterium includes:
- a CDS encoding divalent-cation tolerance protein CutA: MTDKIIVIVTTGKISEAKKIARAVVEKRLAACVNIIPKITSVYRWKDALETDEEFLLVIKTRRARFDDLRKCIESLHSYEVPEVIAMPIVEGSANYLNWIEQSVPE, encoded by the coding sequence GTGACTGACAAAATCATCGTTATTGTGACGACGGGAAAAATCTCCGAAGCCAAAAAGATCGCCCGCGCGGTGGTTGAGAAACGGCTGGCCGCGTGCGTGAATATCATTCCGAAGATCACTTCCGTGTATCGATGGAAGGATGCACTCGAGACCGATGAGGAGTTCCTGCTGGTGATCAAAACCCGCCGGGCGCGATTCGACGATCTTCGCAAATGCATTGAATCCCTGCACAGCTATGAAGTGCCGGAGGTGATCGCAATGCCCATTGTCGAAGGATCGGCCAATTACCTGAACTGGATCGAGCAATCCGTGCCCGAGTAG
- a CDS encoding cystathionine gamma-synthase, with amino-acid sequence MGFDTDAIHAGQIPDPSTGAIITPIFQTSTYVQEALGKHKGFEYARTQNPTRLAIERNICALERGLAAYAFASGMAAIDTVLKLLMAGDHAIVSDNTYGGTFRLFNFVLKNLGLQFTYVDTSNLAAVEAAFQENTRMIFVETPTNPIMGITDLRAVARLARRHKVRLVVDNTFMSPYFQRPLALGADIVVHSTTKYLNGHSDSVGGMVVLRHKEDADRVQYLQNAVGAILSPFDSWLLLRGTKTLGLRMRQHDANGRKIAAFLEKHPKVRKVYYPGLKSHPQHALASRQMSGFGGMIAFETGSISRARKVLGATRLFALAESLGGVESLISHPATMTHASVPAAERQRLGITDGLVRISVGVEDVRDLKEDLRSALGKI; translated from the coding sequence ATGGGTTTTGATACCGACGCGATCCACGCGGGACAGATTCCCGATCCCTCCACGGGGGCAATCATCACCCCCATCTTCCAGACTTCGACCTACGTGCAGGAAGCCCTGGGCAAGCACAAAGGATTCGAATACGCGCGAACTCAGAACCCCACCCGTTTGGCCATCGAGCGGAACATCTGCGCCCTGGAAAGAGGTCTGGCCGCCTACGCCTTCGCTTCCGGGATGGCAGCCATCGACACGGTTCTGAAGCTTTTGATGGCGGGAGACCACGCGATTGTTTCGGACAACACGTATGGCGGCACTTTTCGGTTGTTCAACTTTGTCTTGAAAAATCTGGGATTGCAGTTCACGTATGTCGATACCTCCAACCTGGCGGCAGTCGAAGCCGCATTCCAGGAAAACACGCGGATGATTTTCGTGGAAACACCCACGAACCCCATCATGGGAATCACCGACCTTCGGGCCGTGGCCCGCCTGGCGCGGCGCCACAAGGTTCGTCTGGTCGTGGACAACACCTTCATGTCGCCGTACTTCCAGCGGCCGCTGGCTTTGGGGGCGGATATCGTCGTCCACTCCACAACCAAGTACTTGAATGGGCACAGCGATTCGGTCGGCGGGATGGTGGTCCTTCGCCATAAGGAAGATGCCGACCGGGTGCAATACCTGCAGAATGCGGTCGGGGCCATTCTCTCTCCGTTCGACTCCTGGCTCCTGCTGCGGGGGACCAAGACACTGGGCTTGCGCATGCGCCAGCACGACGCCAACGGTCGAAAAATTGCCGCGTTCCTTGAGAAGCATCCCAAGGTTAGGAAGGTGTATTATCCCGGGTTGAAATCACATCCGCAGCATGCCCTGGCGAGCCGGCAAATGTCGGGATTCGGGGGGATGATTGCGTTCGAAACCGGATCGATTTCCCGGGCCCGCAAGGTGCTCGGCGCAACCCGGCTGTTTGCCCTGGCGGAAAGCCTCGGGGGTGTTGAAAGCCTGATTTCGCACCCGGCCACGATGACGCATGCCAGTGTCCCCGCGGCGGAACGTCAGCGCCTGGGGATCACCGACGGGCTGGTGCGAATTTCGGTCGGCGTGGAAGACGTGAGGGACCTCAAAGAGGATTTGAGGAGCGCACTGGGAAAGATTTAG
- the cysK gene encoding cysteine synthase A, translated as MHLLKAENIQELIGHTPILHLKNICEGPAAEIWAKIEFFNPGGSIKDRTAVGLIQDAEEKRRLTPGGTIIEPTAGNTGVGLALIGVKRGYRVILIVPEGYSQEKMTLMRALGGEVVTTPRSEGMEAAIRKAFELAKDIPGSFVPQQFENPANPEVHYQTTGPEIFQQMGGAIDAIAIGAGTGGTFTGVARFLKEKIPSLHAAVVEPEGSIFAGGKPGPHKVEGIGNSFIPKTLELALANEVITVADCDSLATVKRLAEREGVLAGGSGGANIFAAIQIARRLGPRKNVVTLIPDSGERYLSKNIFG; from the coding sequence ATGCATTTGCTGAAAGCCGAAAACATTCAGGAACTGATCGGCCATACTCCCATCCTCCACCTCAAAAACATCTGTGAGGGCCCTGCGGCTGAGATTTGGGCAAAGATCGAATTCTTCAATCCCGGTGGATCCATCAAGGATCGAACAGCGGTCGGGCTGATCCAGGATGCAGAAGAAAAACGACGGCTGACCCCCGGAGGAACGATCATTGAGCCTACAGCCGGCAACACCGGGGTGGGGCTGGCCTTGATTGGCGTCAAGCGGGGCTACCGGGTGATTCTGATTGTTCCCGAAGGCTACAGCCAGGAAAAAATGACACTGATGCGGGCGTTGGGCGGCGAGGTGGTGACAACCCCGCGGTCCGAAGGCATGGAGGCGGCCATACGCAAGGCCTTTGAATTGGCCAAGGATATCCCCGGATCTTTTGTCCCGCAACAATTCGAAAATCCTGCCAACCCTGAAGTCCACTATCAAACCACCGGTCCGGAAATCTTTCAGCAGATGGGAGGGGCGATTGATGCCATTGCCATCGGGGCGGGCACGGGAGGCACCTTTACGGGGGTGGCGCGTTTTCTGAAAGAGAAGATCCCTTCTCTTCACGCCGCGGTCGTGGAGCCCGAAGGGTCGATCTTTGCCGGGGGGAAGCCGGGGCCGCATAAGGTGGAAGGGATCGGCAACAGTTTTATCCCAAAAACTCTCGAACTTGCCCTCGCCAACGAGGTGATCACCGTGGCAGACTGTGATTCCCTGGCCACGGTCAAGCGGCTGGCAGAGCGCGAGGGGGTGCTGGCGGGCGGGTCGGGAGGGGCCAATATTTTCGCCGCCATCCAAATTGCCAGGCGCCTGGGTCCGCGGAAGAACGTCGTCACCCTCATTCCGGACAGCGGTGAGCGATACCTCAGCAAGAACATCTTCGGATAG
- a CDS encoding dienelactone hydrolase family protein, protein MPAQKFPESEVEAKEMKFKSEGLELGGYLAQPKTSQALPGLLLIHEWWGLNDHIKDVARRYAREGFVTLAVDLYGGRVAKDADQASRWMGELKPEAGVRSIRAAFSYLHPQPYVKSGRIGITGFCMGGSFTLLGACHIPEMKAAAPFYGDIPDPDDPIKNIRCPLLFIGAEKDAWITVDKMNRLKTAIQKYGLAGEVHVYPGAQHAFFNNTRPDVYNVDAAADAWGRVTGFLHQHLD, encoded by the coding sequence ATGCCTGCACAAAAGTTTCCCGAATCTGAAGTCGAAGCGAAAGAAATGAAGTTTAAGTCCGAAGGGTTGGAACTGGGAGGTTATCTGGCCCAACCTAAAACGAGTCAGGCCCTTCCGGGGCTACTTCTGATTCATGAGTGGTGGGGACTCAATGATCACATCAAGGATGTGGCGCGGCGCTATGCCCGCGAGGGTTTTGTGACGCTGGCGGTCGATCTTTATGGCGGCCGTGTGGCCAAAGATGCGGACCAGGCATCTCGCTGGATGGGTGAATTGAAACCGGAGGCCGGGGTCCGGTCCATCCGGGCAGCCTTCTCGTATCTGCACCCACAGCCCTATGTGAAATCAGGTCGCATCGGCATCACCGGGTTCTGCATGGGAGGGAGCTTCACTTTGCTCGGGGCTTGTCACATCCCTGAAATGAAAGCGGCTGCCCCTTTCTATGGCGATATCCCGGATCCCGATGATCCCATCAAGAATATTCGCTGCCCGCTTCTATTCATCGGGGCGGAGAAAGACGCCTGGATAACGGTCGACAAGATGAACCGCCTCAAGACTGCTATTCAAAAGTATGGTCTCGCGGGCGAAGTGCATGTCTATCCGGGCGCTCAGCACGCCTTTTTCAACAACACGCGTCCGGATGTGTACAATGTCGATGCGGCCGCGGATGCCTGGGGGCGCGTAACCGGTTTCCTCCATCAGCACCTCGATTGA
- a CDS encoding tetratricopeptide repeat protein: MFTWNSADHSSEENHLWLFARAIEWADWPLFALQSVAPFLLLVLPVYVVIVAIVCLNCLWWLIRYRTMSLLLVDLGVILIRIKWICCIGLSVYDLMRGWYATAVITALWPVLTFLIGLVLPSKADYGRLRDLILRDLVTREVLNLAQEKGESTEESNNKGAFNILASLPEWDKVPSSIVEVIAHRIGSARNARELINICRGSGILEKMALILKEKADDVEWACGLVSGVVLGGFAISLGKQGDLKTAKSLIEFAVLIKPNDVTSWYRLALINAQLGNYQAAEHWADKVLAFKPNAEGNDLWEKAMASATSHTHEEEEETAVLFGDPNIVGSWEKMMKATRILKETCRNQ; the protein is encoded by the coding sequence ATGTTTACCTGGAATTCAGCCGATCACAGTAGTGAAGAAAACCATCTCTGGTTGTTCGCAAGGGCGATCGAATGGGCAGATTGGCCACTGTTCGCCTTACAATCTGTGGCACCTTTCCTGTTATTGGTTTTACCCGTGTATGTCGTGATTGTTGCCATCGTGTGTTTGAATTGCTTGTGGTGGCTCATTCGCTACAGAACGATGAGTTTGTTGCTGGTGGACCTCGGAGTAATCTTAATAAGAATCAAATGGATATGCTGCATTGGGTTGAGCGTTTACGACCTGATGCGGGGTTGGTACGCCACTGCAGTTATCACAGCCCTCTGGCCCGTTCTCACTTTCCTTATAGGCCTTGTTCTCCCTTCAAAGGCTGACTATGGCAGGCTTCGGGACCTCATCCTCCGAGATCTCGTGACGCGAGAAGTTCTAAATTTAGCTCAAGAGAAAGGCGAGAGTACCGAGGAAAGTAATAATAAAGGCGCCTTTAACATCTTGGCGTCTCTTCCTGAGTGGGATAAAGTACCCTCCTCCATTGTCGAGGTGATCGCACACAGGATTGGCTCAGCGCGAAATGCTAGGGAGCTTATCAACATTTGCCGGGGAAGTGGGATACTTGAAAAAATGGCTTTGATCCTTAAAGAAAAAGCCGATGACGTCGAATGGGCGTGCGGGCTCGTATCGGGTGTGGTACTAGGCGGCTTTGCTATTTCTTTGGGAAAGCAAGGCGACTTGAAAACCGCAAAAAGTCTAATTGAATTTGCAGTGTTGATTAAACCGAATGATGTGACCAGTTGGTACCGACTTGCTCTTATAAATGCTCAGCTTGGCAATTATCAAGCAGCAGAGCATTGGGCTGACAAGGTTCTGGCGTTTAAGCCAAATGCCGAGGGTAATGATTTGTGGGAGAAGGCGATGGCCTCAGCCACATCTCACACTCACGAAGAGGAAGAAGAGACTGCCGTCCTGTTTGGAGATCCCAATATTGTCGGTAGTTGGGAAAAGATGATGAAAGCAACTCGAATCCTCAAAGAGACTTGTCGAAACCAGTGA
- a CDS encoding ATP-binding protein, with product MTDIVQRALLAKRESKRIEFKQGFDTNSLGEWLEVIKDMVAMANSGGGIIVFGLDNVGRPSKASLGPLAIIDSADIGNKISKYTGPADLEFDIRELRKRSQTLIAFVIQGVPVPLVFQRPGTYEISPGKQKTAFSVGTVYFRHGAKSEPGNSEDLRLVIERRVDIIRKSWIKDVRKVVQAPRGSRVITVQPVGGSRLSSSLVTTVRAVNDPKATPVLLTRDPKRAAGTFVHEEVSEAIFDEINNVIDANRALARGQHHFFLGQPVYFRIYAERHHVRQSDADVALLFRSAVCDFYAPSVFWILKLPDRMVAQTLAELYARSLNPQIHCLMRVAVLLGREFCEWLQERWNRKWGHHAQPPSFYWTFKDMLSKMVTVDPLVVAARITPKLLAGAQGEAVVNVKELIDRPEQAAALLSKVCIRVFEGETNLRSTARSLDYLAYGAEMRARGPNIAGAMFKAVGDQEAGNVTDSAEGHVSANGV from the coding sequence ATGACAGACATAGTTCAGAGAGCTCTCCTCGCCAAACGTGAGTCAAAGCGCATCGAATTTAAGCAAGGGTTCGATACAAATTCACTTGGAGAATGGTTGGAGGTCATTAAGGATATGGTAGCCATGGCCAATTCCGGCGGGGGGATCATTGTTTTTGGCCTCGACAATGTCGGGCGGCCGAGCAAGGCCTCTCTCGGACCGCTGGCAATCATCGACTCCGCCGACATCGGCAATAAGATTTCGAAATACACTGGACCTGCTGATCTTGAGTTTGACATTCGCGAGCTAAGGAAACGCTCTCAAACTCTAATCGCGTTTGTCATACAGGGCGTTCCAGTCCCTCTCGTGTTTCAAAGGCCTGGCACATATGAAATCAGCCCTGGTAAGCAAAAGACTGCATTTAGCGTTGGGACTGTCTATTTTCGACACGGGGCAAAAAGCGAGCCTGGTAATAGCGAGGACCTACGGTTGGTAATCGAGAGGCGAGTCGACATCATACGTAAATCTTGGATTAAAGATGTTAGGAAAGTTGTTCAGGCACCACGCGGCTCGCGGGTCATAACCGTCCAGCCCGTCGGCGGGTCGAGATTATCTTCATCCCTTGTGACCACTGTCCGAGCAGTAAATGATCCTAAAGCTACCCCAGTACTACTCACTAGGGACCCAAAGAGAGCTGCGGGCACTTTTGTCCATGAGGAGGTCTCAGAAGCCATCTTCGATGAAATCAACAATGTTATTGACGCTAACCGCGCCCTCGCAAGAGGGCAACACCACTTCTTCCTTGGACAGCCGGTGTACTTCCGAATTTACGCAGAAAGACATCATGTCAGACAGAGCGACGCTGATGTCGCACTTCTGTTTCGTAGCGCCGTGTGTGATTTCTATGCGCCCTCAGTATTCTGGATATTAAAACTACCCGACAGAATGGTTGCTCAGACACTTGCGGAACTTTATGCTCGGTCGTTAAATCCACAAATCCATTGTCTAATGCGAGTGGCAGTCCTCCTTGGGCGCGAATTCTGTGAATGGCTGCAAGAAAGGTGGAACCGGAAGTGGGGACACCACGCACAGCCGCCATCGTTCTATTGGACATTTAAGGATATGTTGTCGAAAATGGTGACTGTTGACCCCCTGGTCGTAGCTGCGCGTATTACTCCTAAGTTGCTGGCTGGAGCTCAGGGTGAGGCAGTTGTGAATGTGAAAGAACTCATAGACAGGCCGGAGCAAGCAGCGGCTTTACTCTCAAAAGTATGTATACGGGTGTTCGAGGGTGAGACCAATTTGCGATCAACTGCTCGGAGTCTTGATTACTTAGCATACGGAGCTGAGATGCGTGCGCGCGGCCCTAATATCGCAGGTGCGATGTTCAAAGCCGTCGGAGACCAAGAAGCCGGAAACGTAACCGACAGTGCCGAGGGCCATGTCTCTGCAAACGGGGTCTAG
- a CDS encoding 2-oxoisovalerate dehydrogenase, producing MKEIIFLVEEAPEGGFVARALGESIFTEADDIESLHRQVRDAVNCHFDNAASPKVIRLHFVREEVIAL from the coding sequence ATGAAGGAAATCATTTTTTTGGTCGAAGAGGCGCCCGAAGGAGGCTTTGTGGCGCGCGCCCTCGGAGAGTCCATCTTCACGGAGGCGGACGACATCGAGTCCTTGCACCGGCAAGTCCGGGACGCAGTGAATTGTCATTTCGATAATGCAGCCTCACCCAAAGTCATCCGCCTGCACTTTGTGCGGGAAGAAGTCATCGCCCTGTGA